A portion of the Oxynema aestuarii AP17 genome contains these proteins:
- a CDS encoding CBS domain-containing protein, with amino-acid sequence MQQPQHLSSSDCQPSALLDRAIDREPIAVTPDTPVVEVLVAMSQNRASYILILENEKLVGIFTERDVVKLTTTPMDWSEILVAQVMTSQLITLSLEEKGDIFSVLSLLRSARIRHLPLLDDRDRVVGVITPESLRQVLKPTDLLQIRRVGDVMVTQVVNASPSILMFELAQIMVEQRKSCVVICEKSNNGDRQIPIGIVTERDIVQFKAMGLDLFTTPAEAVMSTPLFPISVNASLWEANQMMQEHCIRRLVAVDLEGGLAGIVTQSTLLQALDPVELYSTVELLQQTVTKQTLELQKANEEMKREVSQRQEVQTQLEELGKNLKQQVDERTLELQKANSQLQEANLALERANREQAILNEELERRLKQLEKAQVQLVQSEKMSALGQLISGIGHEINNPVTFLKGNLKHAQAYIKDLLDHLELYRQELSDPSDKIKDHAEEIDLDFVRRDLPEIIDSMTAGVDRVSQLSVSLRTFSRSDATSKVPVDLHEGLKSTLVILKHRLKANENRPDIKVIEDYGELPNIPCYPGPMNQVFMNILANAIDAVEESNRGKSYDRVVANPNKIWIKTRWEGGEGDHPPRAIVSIKDNGMGMPESVREKIFDRLFTTKPMGKGTGLGLSISYQIVVEKHKGSLICLSELGKGTEFQIVLPVRQKRSDW; translated from the coding sequence ATGCAACAACCGCAACACTTATCTTCTTCTGATTGCCAACCTTCCGCATTACTCGATCGCGCGATCGACCGCGAACCGATCGCCGTTACGCCGGACACTCCGGTGGTCGAAGTGCTGGTCGCCATGAGTCAAAATCGAGCGAGTTATATTTTAATTCTAGAGAATGAAAAATTAGTCGGCATTTTTACCGAACGAGATGTGGTCAAACTGACCACGACGCCGATGGACTGGAGCGAAATTCTCGTTGCTCAAGTCATGACTTCCCAATTAATTACCCTCTCGTTAGAGGAAAAAGGAGATATTTTTTCCGTTTTATCTTTACTGCGATCGGCCCGCATTCGCCACCTTCCTTTACTCGACGATCGCGATCGAGTCGTCGGCGTCATTACCCCGGAAAGTTTGCGTCAAGTTCTCAAACCGACGGATTTACTACAAATCCGACGAGTGGGAGATGTAATGGTCACGCAAGTAGTGAATGCATCGCCTTCGATCTTAATGTTTGAATTGGCGCAAATTATGGTCGAACAACGCAAAAGTTGCGTGGTCATTTGCGAAAAAAGCAACAACGGCGATCGCCAAATTCCCATCGGGATTGTCACCGAACGAGACATCGTCCAATTCAAAGCCATGGGATTAGATTTATTCACCACTCCCGCCGAAGCGGTGATGAGTACGCCACTGTTTCCAATTTCGGTCAACGCCTCATTATGGGAAGCCAACCAAATGATGCAAGAACATTGCATCCGTCGTTTAGTCGCGGTGGATCTTGAGGGAGGTTTGGCGGGAATTGTGACTCAAAGTACCTTATTGCAAGCGTTAGATCCGGTCGAACTCTATTCGACGGTAGAATTACTGCAACAAACGGTCACCAAACAGACCTTAGAATTGCAAAAAGCCAATGAGGAAATGAAGCGGGAAGTCAGCCAACGACAGGAAGTTCAAACGCAATTAGAAGAACTCGGAAAAAATTTAAAACAACAGGTTGACGAACGCACTCTAGAACTGCAAAAAGCGAACAGCCAACTCCAAGAAGCCAATTTAGCGTTAGAAAGAGCGAACCGAGAACAAGCAATCCTCAATGAAGAGTTAGAACGACGGTTAAAACAATTAGAAAAGGCTCAAGTTCAACTCGTTCAAAGCGAAAAAATGTCTGCTCTCGGTCAACTAATCTCGGGTATCGGCCATGAAATTAATAATCCGGTGACCTTTTTAAAAGGGAATCTCAAACACGCGCAAGCTTATATTAAAGATTTATTAGATCATTTAGAATTATATCGTCAAGAATTGAGCGATCCGAGCGATAAGATTAAAGATCATGCGGAAGAGATCGATCTCGATTTTGTCCGGCGAGATTTACCGGAAATTATCGATTCGATGACGGCGGGGGTCGATCGCGTCAGCCAATTGAGCGTGTCGTTGCGGACGTTTTCGCGATCGGATGCGACGTCTAAGGTTCCGGTCGATTTGCATGAGGGACTTAAGAGTACCTTGGTGATTTTAAAACATCGGTTGAAAGCCAATGAAAATCGTCCGGATATTAAAGTGATTGAAGATTATGGAGAGTTGCCGAATATTCCGTGTTATCCCGGGCCGATGAATCAGGTTTTTATGAATATTTTAGCTAACGCGATCGATGCGGTGGAAGAGTCGAATCGGGGGAAGTCTTACGATCGCGTGGTCGCCAATCCGAATAAAATTTGGATAAAAACGCGCTGGGAAGGGGGTGAGGGAGACCATCCGCCGAGGGCGATCGTTTCGATTAAAGATAATGGCATGGGAATGCCGGAATCGGTTCGAGAAAAGATTTTCGATCGCCTATTCACGACAAAACCTATGGGGAAGGGAACGGGTTTGGGATTGTCGATTAGCTATCAAATTGTGGTGGAAAAACATAAGGGCAGTTTGATCTGCCTCTCGGAACTGGGAAAGGGAACGGAATTCCAGATCGTACTACCCGTCCGTCAAAAACGATCGGATTGGTGA
- a CDS encoding carbohydrate-binding protein, producing the protein MAKIERWIAIACLVAAGIVTLSWQKVTCDNPPDVAIARSTNLPESGYLWQNVAVGGAGFVTGIVIHPQDPSSIYIRTDVGGAYRWHGAEERWIPLMESFSEDESHLYGVASLALDPDDSQRVYAVVGEYTDERARGQKGVVLTSDDRGETWRQFPLPFFVGSNELWRWNGERLAVDPHQPNLLYLGSRHEGLWKSTDRGATWQRVGGVPSGTANRGVAFVAFDPIAGSEGEPTRRIYAGVAGKGVYRSEDAGRTWQLLPTEETDPQRGVVASDGTLYVTFDQPGTVRKWQENRWIEISPDPSVESYNAIAVDPNDPQVAIAAEWFFNHGNRLFRTNDGGETWREIEYKRTDTVPWQHDDERFWAAGIASVAIAPDDPERVWYTDGWGVWRTDDISARRSLWRRVVRGYEEIVNFTLKSQPNSGALLQGSGDIGGMRHGNLNRYPSKLFQDPSWMASDFVSIAASEKDPQFVVAVGGRRWTSDQLPTPGYALYSTDDGQSWREFPGYPEGDRQAVRGRVAVSATDRDRIVWLPEGSDRLPYTSADGGKTWTVSKGAPGGMVVSIWQWNQPLASDAVEGNTFYLYDEGKVYRSRDGGLTWAATAAELPKLSMDWQKGTWSLLKTPPGMAGELWASFDTDGLYRSRDRGETFTRIESVQRAHLFAFGRNAPDRDRPSVFVYGTVNGEAGIFRSDDFGETWQKIDVPGQAIGKDPRTMEGDREVFGRVYIGTGGRGIYYGQPVGTRGEAQPADTTLFTCGMRWISSQWR; encoded by the coding sequence ATGGCTAAAATCGAACGGTGGATCGCGATCGCCTGTTTGGTCGCGGCGGGAATCGTGACGTTGAGCTGGCAAAAGGTAACGTGCGACAATCCCCCAGACGTGGCGATCGCGCGCAGCACGAACCTTCCAGAATCGGGCTATCTCTGGCAAAATGTGGCGGTCGGCGGTGCGGGATTCGTCACCGGAATCGTCATTCACCCTCAAGATCCCAGTAGCATCTACATCCGCACCGATGTCGGCGGCGCCTATCGCTGGCATGGCGCCGAAGAACGCTGGATTCCTTTAATGGAGAGTTTTTCAGAAGACGAAAGCCATCTCTACGGCGTCGCCAGTCTCGCCCTCGACCCCGACGATTCCCAGCGCGTTTATGCGGTGGTAGGGGAATATACGGACGAACGGGCCCGAGGTCAAAAAGGGGTGGTCTTGACCTCGGACGATCGCGGTGAAACCTGGCGTCAGTTTCCGCTTCCCTTTTTTGTCGGGTCTAACGAACTGTGGCGCTGGAATGGGGAACGCCTCGCCGTAGACCCCCATCAACCGAACCTGCTCTATTTGGGATCGCGCCACGAGGGACTGTGGAAAAGTACCGACCGGGGAGCAACCTGGCAACGAGTCGGCGGAGTTCCCTCGGGAACCGCGAACCGGGGCGTTGCTTTCGTGGCGTTCGACCCGATCGCCGGATCCGAGGGAGAACCGACCCGCCGAATTTATGCGGGGGTCGCCGGAAAAGGCGTCTATCGCAGCGAGGATGCGGGGCGCACTTGGCAGTTATTACCCACGGAGGAAACCGACCCGCAACGGGGGGTCGTGGCGTCGGACGGGACGCTTTACGTGACCTTCGACCAGCCGGGAACGGTGCGCAAGTGGCAGGAGAACAGGTGGATCGAGATCTCGCCGGATCCGTCCGTGGAATCGTATAACGCGATCGCCGTCGATCCGAACGATCCCCAGGTGGCGATCGCCGCCGAATGGTTTTTCAACCACGGCAACCGACTGTTTCGCACCAACGACGGCGGCGAAACTTGGCGCGAGATCGAGTATAAACGAACCGATACCGTCCCCTGGCAGCACGATGACGAGCGCTTTTGGGCGGCGGGGATCGCCAGCGTGGCGATCGCCCCGGACGATCCCGAACGGGTTTGGTATACCGACGGTTGGGGCGTGTGGCGAACCGACGACATTTCGGCGCGGCGATCGTTGTGGCGTCGCGTGGTGCGCGGTTACGAAGAAATTGTCAATTTCACCCTCAAAAGTCAACCGAATAGCGGGGCACTGTTACAAGGATCCGGGGATATTGGCGGGATGCGCCACGGCAATTTAAACCGCTATCCGAGCAAGTTATTTCAAGATCCGAGTTGGATGGCGAGTGATTTCGTCTCGATCGCCGCCTCGGAAAAAGACCCCCAATTCGTCGTCGCCGTCGGGGGACGACGCTGGACCAGCGACCAACTGCCCACCCCGGGATACGCCCTCTATTCCACCGACGACGGTCAAAGTTGGCGGGAATTCCCCGGTTATCCCGAGGGCGATCGCCAAGCGGTACGCGGTCGGGTGGCGGTGTCGGCGACGGACCGCGATCGGATCGTCTGGCTGCCGGAAGGGAGCGATCGCCTCCCTTACACCAGCGCCGATGGCGGTAAAACCTGGACCGTCTCTAAAGGGGCTCCGGGAGGGATGGTCGTCTCGATTTGGCAGTGGAACCAGCCCCTCGCCAGCGATGCGGTCGAAGGCAATACCTTTTACCTCTACGACGAGGGGAAAGTTTATCGCAGCCGTGACGGCGGACTGACCTGGGCCGCCACCGCCGCCGAGTTACCGAAATTAAGCATGGACTGGCAGAAAGGCACCTGGAGTTTGCTCAAAACGCCGCCGGGAATGGCGGGGGAACTGTGGGCGAGTTTCGATACGGACGGCTTGTATCGATCGCGCGATCGCGGCGAAACCTTTACCCGGATCGAATCGGTACAACGCGCCCACTTATTCGCCTTCGGTCGCAATGCGCCCGATCGCGATCGGCCCAGCGTATTTGTTTACGGAACCGTCAACGGCGAAGCGGGGATTTTTCGTTCCGACGATTTTGGCGAAACCTGGCAAAAAATCGACGTTCCCGGACAGGCGATCGGTAAAGACCCGCGCACGATGGAAGGCGATCGCGAAGTCTTCGGGCGCGTTTATATCGGAACCGGAGGACGCGGGATTTACTACGGACAACCCGTGGGAACCAGAGGAGAAGCGCAGCCCGCAGACACGACCTTATTCACCTGCGGGATGCGCTGGATCTCTTCTCAATGGCGGTAG
- a CDS encoding IS200/IS605 family accessory protein TnpB-related protein codes for MRIQKPGPIVRTDKWSLNPTKEQRRLFRETVKVYRRGCRHLVGILLTHWSSLAGLSSQKRVLAVEKLIHQTAENPHPKYPQFDSTFYKFPSYYRRAAIVFAAGQVSSYMTRYREWQSGIRRHRQAKPPVLNANTGCYPVLYKGQCYKLQGYDRSSIKVFNGTDWVWTTVQITGLRERHTVDSNKLLSPSLIFNEDKNACHLSIPFECHPPQRQVNGTVISVDLGINTTATVAVVNFDGTVIHREFIHPGRDIDRRDQRLKSVSKRASKTMGKGGSLQKGFCSNTYRKCRNINRQIGQIVSKRIVQIARQFKADAIIFENLKGWKAKGGQKRSNLRQRFHGWLKGMIRDFTEMKWQEMGGKVVDVVAAYTSKLAYDGSGVVRRDSKNYALAKFSSGKRYNADLNRALNIAARGILQLTCRKDSEERSSQSSGRSPRSWACLCDLWTSTVPG; via the coding sequence ATGAGAATCCAGAAACCTGGCCCGATCGTTCGTACCGATAAATGGAGTCTTAACCCCACAAAAGAACAGCGACGGCTGTTTCGCGAGACGGTTAAGGTCTATCGTCGTGGGTGTCGGCACTTGGTCGGAATTTTGTTGACCCATTGGTCTTCTCTAGCAGGGTTGTCCAGCCAAAAACGAGTACTGGCGGTTGAGAAACTGATTCACCAAACCGCAGAGAATCCCCACCCTAAATATCCTCAGTTCGACTCGACCTTTTACAAATTCCCCAGCTACTACCGAAGAGCCGCCATTGTCTTCGCCGCCGGACAAGTCAGTAGCTACATGACCCGGTATCGGGAATGGCAAAGTGGCATTCGCCGACATCGCCAGGCCAAACCCCCCGTCCTGAATGCGAATACCGGATGTTATCCCGTATTGTACAAAGGTCAATGCTACAAACTACAGGGCTACGATCGCAGCTCCATCAAAGTATTTAACGGGACGGATTGGGTCTGGACGACCGTTCAAATTACTGGTCTGCGAGAACGACATACGGTAGACAGCAACAAACTGCTGTCACCTTCCCTCATTTTTAATGAGGACAAGAATGCTTGTCACCTCTCGATCCCGTTTGAGTGCCATCCACCCCAGCGACAGGTGAATGGCACTGTGATTAGTGTTGATTTGGGTATTAACACCACCGCAACCGTGGCAGTCGTGAATTTTGACGGCACTGTAATCCATCGTGAATTTATTCACCCAGGAAGAGACATAGACCGTCGAGACCAACGGCTGAAATCGGTATCGAAACGAGCCAGTAAGACAATGGGAAAAGGCGGAAGTCTTCAAAAAGGCTTCTGTTCTAATACCTATCGCAAATGCCGTAACATCAACCGTCAAATCGGGCAGATCGTCTCGAAGCGTATCGTGCAAATTGCCCGACAATTCAAGGCCGATGCCATTATTTTTGAGAACCTGAAAGGATGGAAAGCCAAGGGTGGACAAAAACGGTCTAACCTGCGCCAACGCTTTCACGGGTGGCTCAAGGGTATGATTCGAGATTTTACCGAGATGAAGTGGCAAGAGATGGGCGGTAAGGTCGTGGATGTCGTTGCCGCCTATACCTCAAAGCTTGCCTATGACGGGAGTGGAGTGGTGCGGCGGGACTCCAAAAACTATGCGCTGGCCAAATTTTCTTCGGGCAAGCGGTACAACGCCGACCTCAATAGGGCGCTGAACATTGCTGCACGGGGTATTCTTCAGCTCACTTGCCGAAAGGACAGTGAGGAACGTTCCAGCCAAAGTTCTGGACGTTCGCCTAGAAGCTGGGCTTGTTTGTGTGACCTGTGGACTAGCACCGTTCCAGGTTAG
- a CDS encoding MFS transporter, producing the protein MRAVSSRLGALSRLDIPPWFLAFVPFKLGEGLLITLLPLYVVQVAHGSLADVGRVNSSIALAGVLAFTLWGNLSDRLGRRRPFLFLGFLGFALCTIALARGQTIPQVLLLATIAGFFIAAITPVASALVLDSIPDRERGTSFGRFYQITAWSFVGGVLLGASWLTWQPANLETPEAMRMLLLFAGGFAFVSCLLCIVLVREARQFHSQRRYTRQFLGRLSVAIIERRALFYPSRMLYFLGDRAGGANWRDRLSHPLILYYCCAAVFFFSINLVYIPFPIFLTDVLDATNAQVFLITLGKAAVEALFYMPVGRLVQQQSGITLQVQATAVRVVIFVIFTAVALGEPTRGSLVLVGMTHLLTGVTWAAINVSSTTAIAALANKGQEGMAIGLYNAILGVAAIVGSTIAGQLANRFGYGVCFASGAVLTALTAFWLLSLQPTLAAKTNPQV; encoded by the coding sequence ATGCGTGCCGTTTCTTCCCGCCTCGGTGCCTTGTCCCGCCTCGATATTCCGCCTTGGTTTCTCGCCTTCGTCCCCTTCAAACTCGGTGAAGGGCTGCTCATTACCCTCTTACCGCTTTACGTCGTTCAAGTCGCCCACGGCAGTCTCGCCGATGTCGGACGAGTCAACTCTTCCATTGCCCTCGCGGGGGTTCTCGCCTTCACCCTGTGGGGGAATTTGTCCGATCGCCTGGGCCGCCGCCGTCCCTTCCTCTTCTTAGGCTTTCTCGGCTTTGCCCTCTGTACGATCGCCCTAGCCCGAGGACAAACGATTCCCCAAGTCCTCCTCTTGGCGACGATTGCCGGATTTTTCATTGCCGCCATTACCCCGGTGGCGTCTGCGTTGGTTCTCGACAGTATCCCGGATCGGGAACGGGGAACCTCCTTCGGTCGCTTCTATCAAATCACCGCGTGGAGTTTCGTCGGCGGAGTCTTGTTAGGGGCCAGTTGGCTGACGTGGCAACCCGCGAATCTCGAAACCCCCGAGGCGATGCGAATGCTGTTGCTGTTTGCCGGGGGATTTGCTTTCGTCAGTTGCTTGTTGTGCATCGTCTTAGTCCGCGAAGCCCGACAGTTTCACTCGCAGCGCCGCTACACTCGCCAATTTCTGGGGCGTCTGAGTGTGGCGATTATCGAACGACGAGCCTTATTTTATCCGTCGCGGATGTTGTATTTTCTCGGCGATCGGGCCGGGGGGGCGAACTGGCGAGATCGCCTCAGCCACCCCCTCATCCTCTATTACTGCTGTGCCGCCGTCTTTTTCTTCTCGATTAACTTAGTTTATATTCCCTTTCCGATTTTTCTCACCGACGTTCTCGATGCCACGAACGCTCAAGTGTTTCTGATTACCTTGGGCAAAGCGGCGGTCGAAGCCTTATTTTACATGCCCGTCGGTCGCCTGGTCCAGCAGCAATCGGGCATTACCCTGCAAGTGCAAGCCACGGCGGTTCGGGTGGTCATTTTCGTGATTTTTACGGCGGTGGCGTTGGGGGAACCGACCCGGGGGAGTTTAGTACTCGTCGGGATGACCCACTTGCTGACGGGGGTCACCTGGGCGGCGATTAACGTATCGAGTACGACGGCGATCGCCGCTTTAGCGAACAAGGGTCAGGAAGGGATGGCGATCGGCCTGTATAACGCCATTCTCGGCGTGGCGGCGATCGTCGGCAGCACGATCGCCGGACAGTTAGCCAACCGTTTCGGTTACGGCGTCTGTTTCGCCAGTGGGGCGGTGTTAACCGCGTTAACCGCGTTCTGGCTGCTGTCTCTCCAACCGACCCTCGCCGCGAAAACGAATCCGCAAGTCTAA
- a CDS encoding O-antigen ligase family protein yields MNVFSILSDVLKLEKVYAIFGIIVFTGILTLSSRYVPSEGVGGGGTSPFERPVVLLQYATIGISLILLALRPKSAFRVVWRDPFLWGLVLMTPISFVWSDFPSFSLKRGISTLQTTMFGVYLASRYDRKELLDIVTWALGITAVFSFLYTLALPGSGIEKGIHSGAWRGPLVHKNVLAQLTALISLPTCLAAIHSPPKYRKRLWAVFIITVLLVLLTRSKTGLMVFLTLMMLVPLFKILQSRGGIAIPVMIFAIFVVSSGTTILAENWEPFLYGLGKDPSLSGRTYLWQASIDMIRLRPWFGYGYQAFWQGTGAANQVWLAIRYVAPHSHNGFINISLDLGLVGLFFFVMSLLTMFVRGIALLRIEKSPAEMWPLLYASFLLLYNQTESTIIQHNNLFWILHVAVSLSLGYVRKLSPSEVREYRDKQAYFAAMNETPSSPSPSLNSAKFSE; encoded by the coding sequence ATGAATGTTTTCTCGATTCTTTCCGATGTTCTCAAATTAGAGAAAGTTTACGCCATCTTCGGTATTATCGTATTTACTGGCATTTTAACCCTCAGTAGTCGATACGTACCGTCAGAAGGCGTCGGCGGCGGTGGCACGTCTCCCTTTGAGAGACCCGTGGTTTTGCTACAATACGCCACGATCGGCATCAGCTTGATTTTGCTGGCTTTGCGCCCTAAAAGTGCTTTCCGCGTCGTCTGGCGCGATCCGTTTTTGTGGGGACTGGTATTGATGACGCCGATCTCGTTCGTGTGGTCGGATTTTCCCAGTTTTTCACTCAAACGCGGGATCTCGACCCTCCAAACCACTATGTTTGGCGTTTATCTCGCCTCCCGTTACGATCGCAAAGAACTGCTCGATATCGTCACTTGGGCGTTAGGAATTACCGCCGTTTTTAGCTTTTTATATACCCTCGCCCTCCCCGGGTCGGGAATCGAAAAAGGGATTCATTCCGGCGCTTGGCGCGGGCCTTTGGTCCATAAAAATGTTTTAGCACAACTGACGGCCTTAATTTCTCTCCCCACCTGTCTCGCCGCCATTCACAGCCCTCCCAAGTATCGCAAACGGTTGTGGGCCGTTTTTATCATCACCGTCTTACTGGTTCTGCTCACGCGATCGAAAACCGGATTGATGGTTTTTCTCACCCTGATGATGCTCGTTCCCCTCTTTAAAATCTTGCAATCTCGTGGGGGAATTGCCATTCCCGTGATGATTTTTGCGATCTTTGTCGTCAGCAGTGGAACCACCATCCTCGCCGAAAATTGGGAACCTTTTCTCTACGGATTGGGAAAAGACCCCAGTTTGAGCGGTCGCACTTATCTTTGGCAAGCCTCTATCGATATGATCCGCCTGCGTCCTTGGTTCGGCTATGGCTATCAAGCCTTTTGGCAAGGGACCGGCGCCGCCAATCAAGTTTGGCTGGCAATTCGCTACGTCGCCCCCCACTCGCACAACGGTTTTATTAACATCTCTTTGGATCTCGGTTTAGTTGGGTTATTCTTTTTTGTCATGAGTCTTCTGACGATGTTCGTGCGCGGAATCGCTTTATTGCGAATCGAAAAAAGTCCGGCGGAAATGTGGCCTTTATTGTATGCGTCCTTTTTGCTACTGTACAATCAAACCGAAAGCACGATTATTCAACATAACAACCTCTTTTGGATCCTTCACGTCGCCGTCAGTCTGTCTTTGGGCTACGTGAGAAAGCTCTCCCCCTCGGAAGTCCGAGAATATCGAGACAAACAAGCTTATTTTGCCGCCATGAACGAAACGCCGAGTTCCCCCTCGCCTTCTTTAAACTCTGCCAAATTTTCAGAATAA
- a CDS encoding class I SAM-dependent methyltransferase — translation MIKSASKQTLKSLLGEPRYHDIQQQWRDFKGQLKNRWMYFYYTYIAKDKNHGYDRAFYENIENFNTECYDLLARTIVAEFNPKKLVDVGCGSGGISLALMKAGCGEIVAFDYSLDAVKMARSKGLPSVEQIDLTQAETIPARGDVCICLEVAEHLPESAASKLCQLLSEAAPNLVFTAAPPGQGGHLHLNEQPQSYWIELMRSFSMTYDPEAVARMRQSFDGKMIRDYDDNLMIFRRSS, via the coding sequence ATGATTAAATCTGCCAGCAAACAAACCTTAAAAAGTCTCCTCGGAGAACCCCGTTATCACGACATTCAACAACAGTGGCGGGATTTCAAAGGTCAACTCAAAAATCGGTGGATGTATTTTTACTACACCTACATCGCCAAAGATAAAAACCACGGTTACGATCGCGCCTTTTACGAAAACATCGAAAACTTCAATACCGAATGCTACGACCTCCTCGCCCGCACGATCGTCGCCGAATTTAACCCGAAAAAGTTAGTGGATGTCGGCTGCGGTTCGGGGGGAATTTCCTTAGCTTTGATGAAAGCGGGCTGCGGTGAAATTGTCGCCTTCGATTACTCTTTAGATGCGGTTAAAATGGCCCGTTCTAAAGGATTGCCCTCTGTCGAACAAATCGATTTAACTCAAGCCGAAACAATTCCCGCCCGAGGGGATGTTTGTATTTGTTTGGAAGTCGCCGAACACCTGCCCGAATCGGCGGCGAGTAAGTTGTGTCAGTTACTTTCAGAAGCTGCCCCCAATTTGGTGTTTACCGCCGCCCCTCCCGGACAAGGAGGACATTTACATTTAAACGAACAACCCCAAAGTTATTGGATCGAACTCATGCGATCGTTTTCGATGACTTACGACCCGGAAGCGGTCGCCAGAATGCGTCAATCCTTTGACGGGAAAATGATTCGCGATTACGACGATAACTTGATGATTTTTCGGCGCTCTTCGTGA
- the aroB gene encoding 3-dehydroquinate synthase — protein sequence MQSVIHVDLGERSYDIEIAPDAIDQLGERMRSLDLGKKVLLVSNPVVFRHYGDRAMASLRDRGFEVAHCIIMAGEQYKTLNSIQKIYGQALENQLERSSTMVALGGGVIGDMTGFAAATWLRGMNFIQVPTTLLAMVDASIGGKTGVNHPKGKNLIGAFYQPRLVLIDPKVLKTLPAREFRAGMAEVIKYGVIWDEALFEKMERCDRLDQLRFLPEELLHDILVRSCQSKVDVVVQDEREAGLRAILNYGHTIGHAVESLTRYKVTNHGEAVAIGMVAASRCAVQLKCWDEACDARQFELIEKTGLPTKLPSNLDIEKILETLKTDKKVKDGKVRFILPKRIGEATISDRVTSDLLREILPTLQ from the coding sequence ATGCAGTCAGTGATTCACGTAGATCTTGGGGAGCGTTCTTACGATATTGAGATCGCCCCCGACGCGATCGACCAACTCGGGGAACGGATGCGATCGCTCGATTTGGGTAAAAAAGTCTTGCTCGTTTCCAACCCCGTCGTCTTCCGCCACTACGGCGATCGCGCGATGGCGTCGTTACGAGATCGCGGCTTCGAGGTCGCCCATTGCATCATCATGGCGGGAGAACAGTATAAAACCCTCAATTCCATTCAAAAAATCTACGGTCAAGCCCTCGAAAACCAGTTAGAGAGATCGTCTACCATGGTCGCCCTCGGCGGTGGCGTCATCGGCGACATGACCGGATTTGCGGCGGCGACCTGGTTGCGGGGGATGAACTTCATCCAAGTTCCCACGACCTTGTTGGCGATGGTCGATGCGTCTATCGGCGGTAAAACCGGGGTCAACCATCCCAAAGGGAAAAACTTGATCGGCGCCTTCTACCAACCGCGTTTGGTGTTAATCGATCCGAAAGTTCTCAAAACATTACCCGCCCGCGAATTTCGCGCCGGAATGGCTGAAGTGATTAAATACGGCGTCATTTGGGACGAAGCTTTATTTGAGAAAATGGAACGGTGCGATCGCCTCGACCAGTTGCGGTTTCTCCCGGAAGAATTACTGCACGACATCCTCGTTCGTTCCTGTCAGAGTAAGGTCGATGTCGTCGTCCAAGACGAACGCGAAGCCGGATTGCGCGCCATTCTCAACTACGGTCACACCATCGGTCACGCCGTCGAGAGTTTGACCCGCTATAAAGTCACCAATCACGGCGAAGCCGTGGCGATCGGCATGGTCGCCGCCAGTCGTTGTGCCGTACAATTAAAATGCTGGGACGAAGCCTGCGACGCCCGTCAATTTGAGTTAATTGAAAAAACCGGATTGCCGACGAAATTACCCAGTAATTTAGACATCGAAAAGATTTTAGAAACCCTCAAAACCGATAAAAAAGTCAAAGACGGCAAAGTTCGCTTTATTTTACCCAAACGGATTGGCGAAGCCACCATCAGCGATCGCGTCACCTCCGATTTACTGCGCGAAATCTTGCCGACTTTGCAATAA
- the petL gene encoding cytochrome b6-f complex subunit PetL: MGITASGAVTYFVLLGGALVAAIGLMFALRAVKLI, encoded by the coding sequence ATGGGAATTACGGCAAGCGGAGCAGTGACCTATTTCGTCCTCTTAGGGGGTGCGTTGGTCGCGGCGATCGGTTTGATGTTCGCGTTGCGTGCGGTCAAGTTGATCTAG
- a CDS encoding helix-turn-helix domain-containing protein, with protein MLNLTYNYRIYPGLDQKAQMLDWLEQCRRVYNYALAERKDSIDSRKCPVNACSIKQEYIISADAPYPDYYKQQNALTKAKDEIPELKAVHSQVLQDALNKKSDAFPDLGTGGGQGAATTQDRVIIPL; from the coding sequence ATGTTGAACTTGACCTACAACTACCGAATCTATCCAGGACTTGACCAGAAAGCTCAAATGCTCGATTGGTTGGAGCAATGTCGTCGCGTCTATAACTACGCTTTGGCAGAGCGCAAGGACTCGATCGATTCGCGTAAATGTCCGGTCAATGCTTGCAGTATCAAGCAGGAATATATCATTTCTGCCGATGCACCCTATCCCGACTATTACAAACAGCAGAATGCGCTGACCAAAGCGAAAGATGAGATCCCAGAACTGAAGGCAGTTCATTCTCAGGTCTTGCAAGATGCCTTGAACAAAAAGAGCGACGCATTCCCCGACCTAGGAACAGGTGGGGGTCAAGGAGCGGCAACAACTCAAGATAGAGTTATCATACCGTTATGA